One region of Vitis vinifera cultivar Pinot Noir 40024 chromosome 1, ASM3070453v1 genomic DNA includes:
- the LOC100254462 gene encoding lignin-forming anionic peroxidase, which produces MVALSGSHTIGQARCVTFRDRIYDNGTDIDAGFASTRRRRCPANNGNGDDNLAPLELVTPNSFDNNYFKNLIRRKGLLQSDQVLFSGGSTDTIVNEYSKSPKTFRSDFASAMVKMGDIEALTGSAGVIRKFCNVIN; this is translated from the exons ATGGTGGCCCTTTCGG GTTCCCATACAATAGGCCAAGCAAGATGTGTGACATTCCGGGATAGGATATACGACAATGGAACTGACATTGATGCCGGCTTTGCCAGTACCAGGAGACGCCGCTGTCCTGCTAATAATGGGAATGGTGATGACAATCTTGCACCTCTTGAGTTGGTGACGCCCAATTCTTTTGATAACAATTACTTCAAGAATCTCATTCGAAGGAAAGGTCTTCTTCAATCCGACCAAGTACTTTTTAGTGGAGGATCCACAGACACTATTGTCAATGAATACAGCAAGAGCCCAAAAACTTTCAGGTCTGATTTTGCATCCGCCATGGTGAAGATGGGAGATATTGAAGCTTTGACTGGATCTGCCGGAGTGATACGAAAATTCTGCAACGTCATAAACTAA
- the LOC100259578 gene encoding lignin-forming anionic peroxidase-like — MPLEWVLGRDMPCEAHLSPTFYDHTCPRALNTIRKCILVSGPTWTVKLGRRDSTTSGLSLAATNLPSFRDSLDKLISLFGSKGLSARDMVALSGSHTIGQGRCVTFRDRIYNGTDIDAGFASTRRRRCPADNGNGDANLAPLEKGLLQSDQVLFSGGSTDSIVNEYSKSPKTFRSDFASAMLKMGDIEPLTRSAGVIRKFYNVIN; from the exons ATGCCCttagagtgggttttggggcgtgacatGCCTTGTGAAGCTCACCTATCTCCAACATTCTATGATCATACCTGTCCAAGAGCACTCAACACTATCCGTAAATGTATACTT GTTAGTGGCCCAACATGGACAGTGAAGCTTGGAAGAAGAGACTCCACCACTTCTGGGCTCAGCCTAGCTGCAACCAACCTACCAAGCTTTAGGGACAGCCTCGACAAACTTATTTCCTTGTTCGGCAGCAAAGGTTTGAGTGCAAGAGACATGGTGGCGCTTTCTG GTTCTCATACAATTGGCCAAGGAAGATGCGTGACATTCCGGGATAGGATATACAATGGAACTGACATTGACGCTGGCTTTGCCAGTACCCGGAGACGCCGCTGTCCTGCTGATAATGGGAATGGTGATGCCAATCTTGCACCTCTTGA GAAAGGTCTTCTTCAATCCGACCAAGTGCTTTTTAGTGGAGGATCCACCGACTCTATTGTCAATGAATACAGCAAGAGCCCAAAAACTTTCAGGTCTGACTTTGCATCTGCCATGCTGAAGATGGGAGATATTGAACCTCTCACCAGATCTGCTGGAGTGATACGAAAATTCTACAATGTCATAAACTAA
- the LOC132252604 gene encoding lignin-forming anionic peroxidase-like, translating into MGLTAGSSSWPSCISPACIFLAVFLILSNMPCEAHLSPTFYDHTCPRALTTIQTAVRTAVSRERRMAASLIRLHFHDCFVQGCDASILLDDSSSIQSEKNAPNNLNSVRGYEVIDNIKSKVESLCPGVVSCADIVAVAARDASVAINFRRVSNRLVAQHGQ; encoded by the exons ATGGGTTTAACAGCAGGGAGTTCAAGTTGGCCCTCTTGCATTTCTCCTGCCTGCATTTTTCTTGCTGTGTTCCTCATTCTTTCAAACATGCCTTGTGAAGCTCACCTATCTCCAACATTCTATGATCATACCTGTCCAAGAGCACTCACCACCATCCAGACAGCTGTCAGAACAGCTGTGTCACGTGAGCGtagaatggcagcatctctaATTCGTCTTCACTTCCACGATTGCTTTGTCCAG GGCTGTGATGCATCAATCTTGCTTGATGATTCCTCCTCCATTCAAAGCGAGAAGAATGCACCTAATAATTTGAATTCAGTTAGAGGGTACGAAGTCATAGATAATATCAAGTCAAAGGTGGAGAGCCTATGTCCAGGCGTTGTATCTTGTGCAGACATTGTTGCCGTCGCAGCCCGAGATGCATCTGTTGCT ATTAATTTTCGCCGTGTATCAAATAGGTTAGTGGCCCAACATGGACAGTGA